The segment AGggcgggggagagagaggaggcggggGTAGGTAGGTACCTGAGGGGGTTGCCCGCGCGGCGGAGCGcccacatggcggcggcggcggacgaggagaCGATGCAGTGGCGGCTCTAGGATCGATTCGTTGGGTGGTCCTACTTGGCATCCCAAATTGTCacgatgttacaaaatcaaatcaaaattgacaaataCGGTGGaaatataattcaaatattGCAATATAGCTCAGAACATCACAAATTGATTAAAACCAACATTTAAGTTCGAAGTTACGAAAGTTACAacataaataattcaaatatcTTACATTACAATAGATAGGTAGAAGATTACAATACACTACTTCTTTGTACACCAATGTACACTTGTTTTCTAAAATGATCATCATTTGTTTGGTCCAGATAAAACCGTGGAGATCTTCCATGAGGCACATATTTTTCCATCGAAAGTTGGAACTTGGATACTATGTTTATTGCAAAATGAAACAATAGTTTCTTCCCATCCTTCATACACTAAGTTATATTGACTACTAACTAAgttgttgataaaaaaaaatctaagtttCAGTTTTCAATCacatttttttcatccacatttttCAATTCATCGATGACCGATCTATTAAAAGTAAATACTAAAGAGTAAAGACTAAAATGAGTAACTCACCTATGAGGAGCTGTTGAGGGCTTGAGGCATagactcgtcgtcgtcgtcgagctcgAGCAGGACTGCAGGAGGGAGAGGGACCCGACGCCGCCGATGGGCGACGGCCGGCGCTGTGGGCCTGTGGCGCAGAGCGAGAGCCgagaggaggcgaggagcgcagcggagggagaggcggcgcttGCACGGGGCTTTGAGCCCTCTCCTCTGCCGGCTAACCCTAACCTGGCTCTGATGCTTGTGGGCTTTTTTTCGTTTGGGCCTTCGCGATCCAGGGTGGTCAAAAGTTGGACCACCCGGACTGTAtgcgaatttttttcatttttaaattttcattttttatatttacaaaattataataccatctaaaatatttacagaaatagcCTCTGCCGTCCAAGTGGAGGGCGGCAAGGTGTGTGCATTTTGCACTGAGGTGCCTTGCCGCCCTCTACAAGGGCTGCAAAGGGGCAAATGTAATTTTTATCCTgcaaaaaatgcatttttctagTGTCTTTTTCATCTTGCCTGTCCCTCACGTCACCtacttttgtaaatattttcaccggtacaatatttctgtaaatattaaaaaataaaaaatgaaaaatgaaaaaaaaatcgactgtaTGCTGGAGCCGCCCCGGGGATGCTGATAGCAACCAATGAACCAAGATATGGGTGCTCAAGCATGCAATGCAACAGGTCAGATCAtcgattttattttaaattattcattttTAATGGGAACAGTAGAGTGATGGATTTATTGGGATACACTATACAAAGATTTGTCATGCATCCGTTCATTTTTCACAAGTTGGACCAAACCAATGAATGCTAAACTCCTTTCTGCACATGATCCCATCAGTGACACAAAGTGAAAAGGCAAGTAAAAGACTGTCATCAGGTCATCCCATCCCAGCTACTATACTTGTCTCGAAATGAAATGTTGTTATCTAGTACTACTatatgtgacacatcctatactacgaatctggacatgagcATCTATTACTAGGTAGtaacattttgggacggaggtggTATTGATATTCCTTTGcatattttttcatattttgagtTTCACCTAGAAATGTTCGATAGAATCTGACCTGTAAAAACCTTATGACTCATTCAACACATGATTAGCTTCTTCTGGACAACATGTGCCCTGGAGCTTCCTTTCAAATCTGACCATATCAATTATCATGCAAAGTTGCTAGCCACTAACatggattaaaaaaaggaaaatcattCTGATATTAAAATGTAAATAAAATTTCTGCAGCTGTTCCAGTAGAGTTATCTCAGCTCAACATATACAGACTAAACATATCTAAAGTTGTGTGTGGAAACATAAAAACAAGATAGAGATGTGCTCCAAGGGTTCCTTGAACCTCACCAACCAACAACATCTCCATGTGGGGTGATGCAATGTTTGGTGATAATCTATCATAAGTAGCATGAATGCTGGTACATGTCCTTGACCAGTGCCATTGCACCCTGCTTCCTAGTGCATTGACAACCATACATGGATTTAAAACTGATGGCATATGGCTGTCTCAAAGCATAATATTGTACAGAATCACATGCTACATGATTCAGAGTGGtccctgtttttttttggcagaggACTCAGAGCTTTGTTCCTTtttccctctattttttttgtcacagcATACATTACCAAATTCTTCGCATTATTCGTTTATTCCTCGAGACAACAATTGAGTGTTCCGGATTTGGCCACATGTGCATTTTAGACTGTATATCAGCAAAAGTTCAGAAAATCAACATTCCAAAACTATGTACAATCCCTACTTGACAAGTTGACATCAGGAAGGGCTGAAAGTTGAGGATATACACGGCATGGTTTTAACGTTTCTAATGTTTCTTACAGCAGACTATGACAGGAGATTAACCACACAAAGTAGGAGCAGGTCATACATCACGCGAGTCAACGGTTTTCGTTCTTCGAATCAGGCGGTGTCATAAATTGCCATACAAGACCTAATGTGCTACCCATTATGTTCATGATGACAGCGGAGAGTGCAGCTGGCAAGGCGACCAAGGAAGAGGAGAAATGTGCAGTTGCTAATACTACTCCTAAGGATGAATTCTGCATCCCTACCTGCAATCCAAAAAGGCATAATATTCATCATCCTGGAGAAAACTATCCAGAAACAAATTATATTCATGCCAGTTATAAACTGAACAAAGACCAAATAAATATGATCAAGGCCATAGTAATAGTATTGTTTTGTAATGCTACATATTTAAAGGTAGTATGAGAAATAAACTTACACTGTGGGGAATGCAACTGTTTAAATTATAACAAATGGTTAGATATTTTTATGGTTAGTAACTCAGTGTTGATAATGGCTAGATATTGTTACGTTTAGTGTTGATCTCTCCGAAGCAATTTAAACCATCTGATTTTCTAAATGGAAGTGTgatttcatatattttaataagactcCACGTTTAATGATGATAGAAAATTGGTAGCTTTGGAATGCTATGTTCTGCATTTCTGACGATGATAAATTACTAGTAGTAGCATTAGCGATCAGACTGCATACCTCAATGGATATCGCTCTCCTTTGTCTTTCCTTGAAACCACCTATAGCTGCTGTCGTGTACCTATGCGTGGTAAAATTATGTAAACAATCAGAAATCTGGATGGTAGATACTAACTACTACAAGCATCCATAACATTTTGGTTGAATTAATGGAAGGATGAAACATCACGATTTGTTCCCTTACAGTTTTTCTTAAACAAAAATTTCTACTATTCACACAACCAATGTAATTccttcatataaaaaaataactatagcAAACAGTCCAGTGCTCACCCGACAACAAAACCAGCACAGTGCAGCAAGAAGACAGACAGCATCACAACCCCAATATCCCCAGAAAACAGGCCTCCATTCCCATATGATGCATCAGCAATTGTTGATCTCAGCCGTACAAAGTTCTCAGAGAACACGCTGTCCAtaagaataaaaaaatggtaaaaaaaactaaaaatgcgTGCTGTTTCAGCTATTCAAAATCCAATAACATAACATGTTACAAGAACTCAAACCTGCACGCCAGAAGTGATGAAGTTAAGACCGCTAGAAGAGGGGCAAAAGGAGTAACAAATTTAACTACTGATGGGAATGCACTTTGTATAGAGGAACCTAATAGAATTGGAGCAACAACCACCTAAACCAGAAAAGAGAATGTCAGATAAAAGCTAATTCAAATTCTACAATGAACAGTGGTATCATAAATTTCACCTGCAGAGTACTTAAGGAAAGCTTCACCGCGTCCACTGGAACATAAGCACCAGCAAGAATTTTTGTTAACAGTGGAGTAAGGAACACTGCACCAAGAGTGCTGCACACAGTCATGACGATTGATAGTGGAACATCACCTTTAGCAACTAAAGTCACCTGAACCACTATATGGAAGAACTAGGTCAATACATAACAAAGAAAATCCAGGTACAAATGATTTTTTCAGCATGCAAAATATTTGTGTGCCTTTTCATACAGAGGCAACCCAAGGTACATGGGAATCATGAACAGCACAGGGGCAATTCCACACTAGGCAGCTCAGAAACACCGAGAATTTTGCGAACTTGGTATTTAGACCCGACGATTCCCCGAATATTGCTAGGAAGAACATAACTACATCATCCACATACATGGACAACCTATGTGGGATACTCTGCCTCCAACCATCATGATTTTATCTTGAATGAGAGACCCTTTGTTTAATCATGCATATTTGACTCACACAGCATATACTTGGAGAGCTCAGGGTTCATAAAGCCAAGAAGATAAAGTAAAATAACAGAACGTCTTATGTAGAAATAACCTAAAGGAACCACCAAAAATAACTTGGTGCTCTAGATAATTGTGTGTTTCTTGGCACTCAGAAAACATATGTTAACTGTTGGAATCAATCGTTTAAATAGTCGATATACCTTCATAAAGCACACTTGATCTTAATCCTAGTTGGaaatttaaaattcaacatTGGACTGTGGCACTGTGAAATTGCTAGAACACTCGAACATTCAAATAATATGCACATTTGAGTTCTTGATTTACACTACTATGTGTCTGTTGAAGTGTTGATCCTTAATTCCCCTTCAGTACAAAACGGGTCATAGACTCATAGTCGAGCCATGTATTATTTGCTATATGCAGGGGCGGACCCCGACCCCGGGCACCCTAGGCCATGGCACGGGGCCTGGGGTTGAAAGCCCAATAGCCCATGGGCTAATATTATGAAAACAAATACTATAGGCCGGTCCGGGCCTTGCCTCTGGGCTGGGTCCGCCCCTGGCTTCACGCctctaaaaatacattttctttaaaaacaaATTCTACTACATTGCTTAGACCACTTGttctaaattattttgttaagtttatttctcaaaatGTTTAATTTATCTCCACAATAAAGTAGACAGTTCGCGGCAATAATTCAGTCGAGGATCCATCTCAAATGGGGCATATTCTCTGAGCAAGTTTGAGAATCTTACCACATTGGAAGCAGTTCCTCCAGGACAGCATCCTAGCAGAATTAGTCCCACTGATATTGGTGGAGAGAGCCCCAGCACCCGGCTAACAATTGCTCCAAAGGCAGGCATTATGGTGTACTGTGCAGCACAACCAAACAATATCTACAGCGGCCAAAACACACAATTTATTTCCTTTGGATCAGTCACAATTTTGGGGTCTTGGATTCAAGGACacaattgaaatttgaaagaTTGCCATGGAATTGTACACCTAGAAATGGAGAAATATTTAGTGCCAAAATTTgcagggtggggtggggtgcTTACGGAGAGGGGCCTCTCGCGGAGGAGAGCCAAGAACTCCCGGAGCTCGAGGGTGAGGCCCATGGCGAGCATGATGAGTCCCAGGGCGAACGTGTACGACCCCGGCGCCAGCGCGACGAACCACCGGAACGCATCGGGCCGCGCCacggccaccgcggcgccggccgTCACGTACGCCGGGTACAGCCCCGCCGCAGCCGCGAGCGCCGCGTGCCACCGGGGCACGGCATCCGGAGcagcaggcggaggcggcgccgcggcgcggcaTTGTcgcaggacggcggcgacgcgcctgGGGTAGGAGTAGGAGAGGCCGCGCCTTGGCGACGCCGGGCGGCTTGTGGCGCGGAGGCGGgtggcggggaggaggcggagtggggggaggaggaggaggaggggagccatggccggcgcggcggtgggcggtgggcggtgggaGGTGGGTGTTCGTCCGGTTCCCGCgcgtggcgcgcggcgaggcaggTGGACGGTGATTGCGTGGAGTGGAGTGGAAATATCGCTTCGAAGACGGGAAATTGAGAATTTACGCCTTGGCGGTTTGGAAGCGGGATTGCGTGGGTTGCTTCACAAAATAACGGGAGATACGGTGCACGCCATGATAAATGGTCGGCGGACATAGCTCTAAATCTAAAATAAAGATATGACAGATAtgcttgaaaaaaataatggaataTAACACATACTGTTTCATATTTTGCAATCGTGTGAGAATAAGAGTGCAATCAATAAATTAAGGTACAAAAGAACATCaaagacaaaaaagaaaaatagaatgcAATTATAGAGTCGCTTAGCCATACATAACCCACTAACATGTTGCTGGCTAGGGCTTCGGGCCATGGGCAGATGGGCCTGTGCACAATACATCGTCAACATATGTATACTAGCACAATCATCGATACTGCGAAGGAACAAGTATCAAGCAACAGGTGATGAAGACGAATGAATAGTCGATGGCTCGGGACGAAGAGACGAGCAATTTACCTCATTTCTAGTCTGGAGTAAAATATTAATTTGATGGGTTGTTTATGGGTTAGTAGACGGTGGTTAATATGGATGGCTCAGTGCTAGAAGAGGTTCTGGTGTGTAAGATGACACAGGTTATAGCTGTACCGACCGACCCACCCTATCCAATAGGTAAGTCcgttcattgtaaaaaaaaacataaaacggTGGTATATGAGACCTGTAAGGCTGTAACTAATTTGTGACTTTGTAGCCTTATAACGAATCTCTTGACCTAAAATATACTTTCTAGATGCATAACATTTTTGTTTGGGATTTTTTACACTGAGAGTTTATGTTTATGGTTCATTCAATAACACCGTACTTTTCTTCTGTTATTTTAGTATTGCCGTCATTCTCATATCTTTTTAAGAGATAAAAACCATGGGTATAACAAGTCTCACTCTTTTTTGTAAGCACGTCTTTGATTACAATCCACAACCATAAAAAAAGCACTTTTAGCAAGACCTAGTTGTCCTACATTTGCACAATATGCAATTTGAGGTAGCAACTGCATGTAGATTGCTGCAGGTAGGTTGGCTTTGGTGGTTGTATTTTTCTGAGACTTGATGTACTGCTCTCGGGATAATATCTaatcattttaaattttaaaatcaaataggTTAATAGTTCACTATGTtctaatatatgtacatattagTTCTAATATGTGTACGCTTGAACATTAGTAGTCATAGTTGCTGCTGCAAGTTGTCAAAGCAGCAAAAGACATCGGGCTCATGTCAAAAGTCCAAAACAGTTTGTAAATTTTCTAAAGTATATTTACGCTAAATTTTAAACATTACACTATAAAATCAGGAGTGTGTACCAAAATTTTCTTAAGTTCCATGTGCCCTACATGTACTGACCACCAGCAAATTCTTTTTATCTAACTCTTACAATTCACCCTTTCTTCCTTACCCCACATCTATAGGCCTACCAGCCCATGTGCAAACTTTGCCTGTGCCATGAAGGTTGCATAAATCTCAGTGTGGAGTTGACAGCCAAGGAATATGTCAAACATAAGTACATATAAACAAAACTGTTCTGTTGTTGtaatgatttatattctttttCAATTGCACAAAATACACACATGCACTGTTTACTCGCACACCTACCAATGTGTCTCTTCTAACATACATTAAGATCAAATTGCACTTTACCTTGGGTATAGTGTATCTAGTTTCACTTTGCACGGGGTCTAGTGTATACTTTCACTTTATACTAGTGTATTTGGAAATAAGTTTTACTTTTGCACTAGGTTATTTCATATAATCAGAGGGAAATATCACAAAAACATGAGCGAGACATACCAGACTTAACAAATATAGATCATGTTTCATGAAGTTTCATTTTGATTTTGTGAGGTTTAATGAAATTTCTATATGTTTGATGATGTATATCATGATGCTAACTGGAACACTGCTAACTGGAACTTTGTACAATATATAGCATGGCGTAAAGTAAATATAAGTACTAAACTTAGTAAAGGCCATTGATACATCAGTGAACCTCACTAAATTTCCAACAAAAATAAGGTAACAAAAACACCAACATCTTAGGGCTCCTTGAGATTGAAAGGAtttaagggcccctttaaaATGGAGGATTAGcaaaggaattttggaggattcatTTTCCTAAGGATTTATTCCTATAGagccctttgattcatagggAGAGGATAAGAAAACTTCCATAGGATTGCATTCCTATGATCAattccataggaaaataagcaagaggttagacctcttgtgAAACTTTCCTTTGTTGAGTGTATCCTGTGGTATAATCAAAGGGCTCCTCTCTCTATTTCCTGTGTTTTTAATTTCTGTAGGATTGGAAAAACATACAACttcaattcctacgtttttcctattcctgtgtttttcctatcccgcgtttcaaaggggccctaaaagaaAATCTGAATGATTTTATTTCTTGCGAAATATTTGTATAAGGTCATTTAAAACAAAGAAATGGACTGTGCAAAATCCTATAGATTGGCTATCGTACATGAATGTTGATATATTTCTATAATCCTGTATTTCAAATGTGCCCTTAAAAATAAtctcatatttttctttcagttcTAGATCAGTTCTCGGTGGCCACATAATAGTGGAGAGGCAGACTTTCCTTTACTACCATATTGGTGAAGACTATCTCTACCCAATAGTATCACGATTACCGCGAAAACCGGAGGTTACAAATCATAAAGTTTAAAAAACCGGGAAGAAGGTTACCGCACAATAACCGTGGTGTAACCGTGTGATATTGCAAACCCTACGGAGAGGACCCCGTCTGAAAACAAATACAATCACACGCAAAGGCCTGATCTACCCTCCACTAAACCATAGTATAATCAAGCTGATATAAACAAGTGCTCCCATGTGCTAAGCACCTGCGTTACTGCCAACCAAAGAGACGGCAAGCAAATCAGGCTGCGACACCCACAATCAGAGAGGTCTAGCTCAAGCTCAACTGCTCGAGCAGAGTGAACCGAGACTCGAGGCGACTAATCAAACAATTTCCCTCGCAATTAGTCACTGACAGCCGACTAAACTAAGATAGGATGATGGGCAATCGACGACCGATCCGTCCCCCTCCTCTCTCGATCCTGATCTTGGAATCGGGAGCCCATCCCACCCCCAAATTAATTTGACCTACAGCTCACGCCTTAGCTAGCTCCCCCAGCTTCCCGGATGCTTCCTTCGATCTCCTCTAGCTTTCTCGctcgcctctcctctcctcttctgcTGTTCTTGGTGTGGAGACGCGGCTAGGCGTCCATGGCGACGAGCTGGGAGTGATTCCCCCTGCTTGATTTGATTGGGTATGTGATCTCTGATCAGCAACTTGTaagcttcttctgttttggctTGATGCTGGATTGGAACCATCTTGCTGGTGATTTTGTTTTGGCTTCTTCTTGTACAGTTGACAGTTTCGTTCTAGGTTATTATGGTTTGGAACTTTGGATGGATATAAGTTTCCCCTGTTTTCTGCGATCTTGGGAGGATAGAGAGGGTGTTCTTGGATCTAAGGCTTTTCCTTATTGTTCTTGTAGAAATTTCTTCAGGGTTTACGGTTAACTAGTTAAGTTTAGGTGAATTGTTAGGTTATTCTGAACTAAGAAGGAGACTTTTGGTTCTTAAGATATCTTGTTCCTGCAGCCTGCAGTAGATGCAAAAATTTTTCTTTGttcttaggaaaaaaaaaaaggatgttgGTTTCTCCTGTCTTGTGTTAGTAATAAATTAGTGATTCTGAAAATGATCAAAGCTGGTAGTATCTTTTAATTCGTAGCATATTCGTTCAGAGAAGAACCTTGATCAAGTAGtttatgggaaaaaaaatcgatttaAACTTCATTTTAGCATTGCTGACTGTGTCAGTGAAAAGGATGGAGCAGATTGCAAATCTTGCATCACTTGATAATCTAGTAGATTACTACTACTAATTAGTTCCCAGTTTCTTGACTTCTTCAACCAACGCAAAAATAACATCAAATAGTTTcttgggggaaaaaaaaacaagaacaatCTTTGAACTGGCTAACGATCTTGATTCCTCTTCCTCTGCAGATTTCAGAGGCGCCATCTCTTTTCCTAATAAAGATCACGCGAGATTATTCAGAAGCTTGCAATGGATCGCGACCAGATGATGAACACGATGCGCGATCAGGCTGCGAACCTGACCTCCATGAATCCTCTCTTCTACCCGTTCATGGCGGATGACGCTCTCCTcggcatggcgccgccgccgccgcagcagctgcTGCCGTCGGCTAGCATCCAGCACATGGACTGGAGCCCGGACACGATGCTGGACAACCTCACCTTCATCGAGGAGAAGATCCGGCAGGTCAAGGACGTCATCCGATCcatggccggccgccgcgcctcgtcgtcgtcggcggcgacgccggagcAGCAGCTTGTCAACGCCGACCTGACATGCCTCATCGTCCAGCTCATCTCCACCGCCGGCAGCCTCCTCCCGTCGCTCAAGAACTCCTCGTTCCTCAGCCGcaccaccccgccgcccgccgccgcggccggagcCGCACAGGCGgtcagcctcgccgccggcgagagctcCAGCTCGGCTCGTAATAACGAGATGAACAGGGAAGATGAGGAGGAGCAGATGGGTAGCCCCGACTACGACGAGCTCTTCAAGGGATGGACTAACGGCGGCGCCATGGACGAATGCGTCGGcgctgccggcgacgagcaggATGCGAGGGagaatccggcggcggcggcggaggaggagaagtacGAGGTGctgcagctggaggaggacgaGATCCTGGCGCCGCACACGCACTTCTGCGGCATCTGCGGCAAGGGGTTCAAGCGCGACGCGAACCTGCGGATGCACATGCGCGGGCACGGCGACGAGTAcaagagcgcggcggcgctggcgaagccgccgccgccgccggagggggaggagcagccgccgcagccggagAGGAGGTACTCGTGCCCGCACGCCGGGTGCAAGCGGAACCGGATGCACGCGAGCTTCCAGCCGCTGAAGACGATCCTGTGCGTGAAGAACCACTACAAGCGGAGCCACTGCGAGAAGCGCCATGTCTGCGGCCGCTGCGGCGCCAAGCGCTTCTCCGTCATGGCCGACCTCAAGACCCACGAGAAGCACTGCGGCCGCGACCGCTGGCTCTGCTCCTGCGGCACCAGCTTCTCCCGCAAGGACAAGCTCTTCGCCCACGTCGCCCTCTTCCAGGGCCACGCCCCcgctctcccccctcccccgccgccgccgacgtcgggtcgccgccgccacaagcAGGAGGAGCCGGAGTTcacgtggggcggcggcggcggcgatgagttTCTTGACGTCAAAGGGATCGCCGGCGTCGGGTCCGGCTCCGGTGGTGGGGATGAGTTCTTCTCCGCGGGAAGCTTCGGCGCCATGGATTTCGGATTCGGGCAGCTGGATGCTTCGCTCGCGATGCTGCTGCCATCCGAGCAATTCGCGGGTGATCATCAGGAGGAGAATGGTGACAAGTGAAGGTGCACATGATGCGCAGCGAGTTGCatatgatcatatatatatatatatatttatatatttatatatatatgacgtaTGTATTTCATGGTGTAATAGCATTGTGTTATCTAAAGTGGAAGAAGTTGTTCTTCCCATCTTGTACCATCTTATATGCACTTCTTTATTAAGATAGTTATGCAGATGATGTTGCAAACATTTCTGCATTTGATGATTTTCTGCAAACTACGGGGAAAAATAGTATAAAAGGATTTTGGTAGAGGAATTGGGAAGGGAGAGGCATAAATTCGTACAACTCTCTCTACATGTGTGTTTGGAAAATGGGTTATGACTTATGAGAGGTGGGATtgagaaataaaaatgaatagAGGGATAGGATGAAATGGGGTGAGATGAATGGATGGCTAAAATTGAAACTTACTCTTTGGGAGTGGGAAATCATATCCCAAACCCATTTCCAAACATTGGCTACAAGTTAGAAGTTGTCAAGTGAGGTCAACCTTGAAATGGATGGAGGTTtatgaaaaatctaaaaaataatactccTACATTTTGGCGTTGGGCCTGGGCCGCCTGGCCTTTCAATGCAGGGCCCAGCCCATCTATGGTCAAAGTCAACACCATCGTAATTCTCACCTGGTAAACGACCGGCAGCCGCCGGCGACAACCTCCCACCCTTTCCACTGTAAAATCTCAAACTTCCAAGGACCTAATCGCAAAAAACACCGTAGCTGAAATAAACCTCCGATACGCGAACTGACATCTTCTCCAAAAGAGCCCCTCGAAAAACTTTTAATTCCACTCCACCTAATCCTGAATCCTCCTACCTatcgcctccccctcctccgagACCGAGATCTCgcgctccggcgaggaggcgaagCTTCCAGAAGCttccggaggaggaggaggggcgcgccacCTCGATGCTCTTCCCGAAGCGGATCAACTACATGGCCCCGATGCTGgcctccgccgtcatcctcctcctcctcgtc is part of the Oryza glaberrima chromosome 12, OglaRS2, whole genome shotgun sequence genome and harbors:
- the LOC127757249 gene encoding sodium/pyruvate cotransporter BASS2, chloroplastic-like gives rise to the protein MAPLLLLLPPLRLLPATRLRATSRPASPRRGLSYSYPRRVAAVLRQCRAAAPPPPAAPDAVPRWHAALAAAAGLYPAYVTAGAAVAVARPDAFRWFVALAPGSYTFALGLIMLAMGLTLELREFLALLRERPLSILFGCAAQYTIMPAFGAIVSRVLGLSPPISVGLILLGCCPGGTASNVVTLVAKGDVPLSIVMTVCSTLGAVFLTPLLTKILAGAYVPVDAVKLSLSTLQVVVAPILLGSSIQSAFPSVVKFVTPFAPLLAVLTSSLLACSVFSENFVRLRSTIADASYGNGGLFSGDIGVVMLSVFLLHCAGFVVGYTTAAIGGFKERQRRAISIEVGMQNSSLGVVLATAHFSSSLVALPAALSAVIMNIMGSTLGLVWQFMTPPDSKNENR
- the LOC127756442 gene encoding zinc finger protein STAR3, which gives rise to MDRDQMMNTMRDQAANLTSMNPLFYPFMADDALLGMAPPPPQQLLPSASIQHMDWSPDTMLDNLTFIEEKIRQVKDVIRSMAGRRASSSSAATPEQQLVNADLTCLIVQLISTAGSLLPSLKNSSFLSRTTPPPAAAAGAAQAVSLAAGESSSSARNNEMNREDEEEQMGSPDYDELFKGWTNGGAMDECVGAAGDEQDARENPAAAAEEEKYEVLQLEEDEILAPHTHFCGICGKGFKRDANLRMHMRGHGDEYKSAAALAKPPPPPEGEEQPPQPERRYSCPHAGCKRNRMHASFQPLKTILCVKNHYKRSHCEKRHVCGRCGAKRFSVMADLKTHEKHCGRDRWLCSCGTSFSRKDKLFAHVALFQGHAPALPPPPPPPTSGRRRHKQEEPEFTWGGGGGDEFLDVKGIAGVGSGSGGGDEFFSAGSFGAMDFGFGQLDASLAMLLPSEQFAGDHQEENGDK